The genome window ATGCAGAAGAAACAAAATTAGCGCGGATTACGGTTTGTTCAAGCCTTACGCCTGCACTTATGTTCCAGCTTTTTAATGCCAGCTGGTAAGAGTTGTAGGCACTAAACACATTTTGGGTATTGGTGTATAAATCTGAAAGTGAAGCATCCTGTTCAAATTGTCCGCTTGCTGCGTTAAAGGAGCTGTATTGAAAGTTGCTGGAGTTTTTCCTTACGATCCCTTTTACACCGGCTTCCACATTCAGCGTTTTTACCGGGGTTACAAAATCAAGCTGAAAAGTCTGTTCAGTAAAACCCTGGCGGGCATTTTGGCGATAGTCTGGTGTTGCCATGTTAACCTGGTTTGACAGATCAATAGCGGCGTTTTGATTGCCCGGATTGGTGCTGTACATATAGGAGAAAGTAAGAAACCTGTTTTTAACCGATTTGAAACCCAGCTGGTAATTAATCGCAGCATCAATACCATAGGAGGTATTTGAATTGTTATTAAGCAGGTCATATCCTTGTGAAGCAACATTTGATCCCGTTAAAAAAGAAGACAAACTACTGGTACCATTTGAGCGGTTGCCATTGATATTAAACTGCCCGGAAATAAGGTTAAGCGAGTCAATCTCGTAACTTAATTGGGTGCCCAAATAACCGTTTTTGGTGTTCGACTTGCTTAGTCCGTTCTGTAGTAAGCTTGTTGCAGGCAAACCTGAACTTATCCTGCTATTTGTAAAACTGGTTTGCGGCGAGTTATAGATACTGCCGCCGCCAAAAGCTGAAATGCCGAACTTGCCCATTTTAGCTGTAAACGAGCCGCCTGCACCCGGCCCGCCGACAGGAAAGCTCCCGTTAATATTTAATGTGCCGTTATAACCATCATGCAGCTTTTTATTGGTGACGATGTTAATAATCCCGGCAAGGCCCTCGGCATCATATTTAGCAGGCGGGATGGTGATCACTTCAATTTTTTGGATGGTTGAAGCGGGCATGCTGCGGAGTATGGCAGTTAAATTTCCGTTCACCACGCTTGATGGCTTTCCATTAATCAGTACCTTATAGCTGGCATTTCCTTTAACCAAAATATTATCGCTGCCATCTAACGAGATAAAAGGAATTTTATGCATCATCCCTAAAACACTGCTGCCCTTGCTCTCCGGGTCGGCCTGCAGGTCATAAACAATACGATCAGCCTTTTGATTAACAATAGGCCTGTCCGCAGTTATGATAACTTCTTTTAAAGAAGTTGATTGACCTTTCAGGTAGATCTCTCCAAGCTCGATGTTCCCTGAAAGATTAATGGCAATAGCTTTCTGCTGATAACCAATAGCTGATATTGTTATGCCATAATGGATTGCATTTAGCGCAGGGAAAGCAAACAAGCCGCTATCCCTGGTTACCATGGCCCTTACGATCTCTCCTTTTTCATCTTTCAACCTTATGGTAATCAGTGATAATGGCTCACTCGTAACTGAATCAACAATTTTACCTGATACGCGGAAAGTCTGGGGTGCTACCTGCGCCTGGATGGTGCTTTTAGCTAATGAAAATATACTGACAATCAGTATTATAAATATTGGTTTAAACTTAGTTTTCATTGTGATAATAATTAAAAAGTGGTAAAAATTTGGCATGCAGCTTCCCCTTAGGGGCCATGGCTCCTTTTTAAATGGGTTACAAAAAATTAAATGGTGCCGGGGTTGCGGGCCTTACTTATCCTGGCTCTTTCTTTTATTTTGAATAAGCAGATAGTAAGAAAGGAACCCCGCAGCTACAAAGATCATTTCAATTCCGTACGGCAAAGGTGAATCTTCGGCGCTGTATGGGATATACTGCATAATTACCAGGCCCAGCCCTGCGAAAAATAATATAAGGCCCCACTTTAATGATTCAGAGCCGATGGTTGAAAGCTGTGAAAGGAATTTGAAAGAGGTTTCGTCCAGCGGGCCTGAATTGATAATTCTGTTCTTTAAGCGATAATTAAGTAAGCCAATTATCAAAACCGCGATGATTATAAAAAATACGATCACTATTATAAAGGGAAGTAACTGTTTCATAATGTTGTTATTTAAAGTAATTTGATACAGTAGTCAGCAAAAGATGCTGCCCGGTTGCAAATATTTTTTATTATTTTTTGCAACCGTTAGCCGGTAACCGTTGACTAATATAGTATGTTAAATGAAAAGGAAATTGTATCCAGGATAATTAAGGAGGATTTCCGCGCTTTTGAGTTACTGGTAAAGGAATATGAAAAACTGGTATTCTTTGTAATTAACCGCCTTGTACACGATGTGCAGGACAAGGAAGATATTTGCCAGGAAGTTTTTATTAAGGTACACAAGAGCCTGCCAAAGTTTAAATTTGAATCAAAACTGTCAACCTGGATTGCACGGATCGCTTATTTAACAGCAATTAATTATCTAAAAAAATACAGGGCTAACCAGCAATCAGACTATCCGGAAAATATAGACAACTACCACTTTACCGATGATAATCCTGAACAGGTTTTAACTCGAAAAAATGCTTCGGAATATTTGAATAACCTGATAGCGCAAATGCCATTGGCGTACAGAACAGCGCTAACCTTATACCATTTAAATGAGTTTAGTTGCCAGGAGATAGAACAAATTACAGGAACGCCCGAAGGGACCATAAAAAGTAATTTGTTCAGGGCACGGAAACTGCTTAAAGAAAAAATAGAAAAAGATTTAAAAAACGAGCCAATATGAAAAAGCTAAATGACGAGGAAATACAGCGTTTACTGGAAGGTGAACTAAAATCAGCAGATGAGCTGTTATCTGCCGGTGAAAAAGAAAGCCTGGATCAATACCGCTTTTTGTTTGAAAAATTGAAGGATGAGCCTAAAGAGGGCTTGCCCTATAACTTCGCTTCCAATGTTAAACGCAGGGTGCAGCAGCAGTTTAACCGGAAAAGGGATATGCGGTTTTATCTGATAGCCTTTGTTGTGCTTATTGTAGGGTTTGCCGGATTTTACCAGGTTTTGGTGGTTGTTAACGAAAATGCGGGCGCCCGGTTTATGGACGTTCTGTATAAATTTAAGTGGGTTATATTTTTAGGGGCAGCTACATTTTTGGGCATCCTTTATTTGGATCAAAAATTAGTTAAGGAGGGTTCCTGAAGGCGCTTAAGCGGGCTGGGTATATGGCTTAGTCAGGCAACAATTATTTTACCAGATAGAACTGAAATCTCGCGTATCTTTGCCGTATCCAAAGCAAATGACCCGCCAGCTAACCATAGATGATTTTTTTAATTCGGGCACGCCCGTTGCATTAATTGACGTGCGTACGCCAGCCGAGTTTTTGCAGGGGCATATTCCCGGAGCATTTAACATTCCCTTATTTACCAATGAGGAAAGGGTTAAAGTAGGCACAACCTACAAACAGGTAGGCCGCGAAGAAGCAATCCTTTTAGGGTTTGATCTTACAGGGCCCAAATGGTCGGGTTTTATTAAGCAGGCACTTGAAATAGCGCCGGATAAAAAGGTGGCGGTACATTGCTGGCGTGGCGGGATGCGCAGTGGCGCTATGGCCTGGGCACTGGCACTGTACGGCTTTGATGTGGTGGTGATAAAAGGGGGCTATAAAAATTACCGGCGTTGGGTACATACCCGGTTTGCAATAAATTACAGCTTAAAGGTGTTGGGCGGCATGACAGGGTCGGGTAAAACGAAGATCCTGCACCAGCTTAAAGCTATGGGCGAGCAGGTGATTGACCTGGAAGACCTGGCGCAACACCAGGGTTCATCCTACGGCACCATGAACATAATGGTACAGCCAACCCAGGAACAGTTTGAAAATAACCTGGCAACAGCGCTTACAGAGATGGATCCTGCGGTTAAAATTTGGGTGGAAGATGAAAGCCTTACCATTGGCAAACGCTCCATCCCTAACCCATTCTGGTATCAGATGCGGGAGGCGGCGCTGATTGATATGAGGGTTAATACCGAACAACGTGTGGCCAAACTGGCGCAAGAGTATGGCACCCTGGATAAAGACTTCCTTGCAGCATGTACCGAAAGGATCCGCAAGCGCCTTGGCCCCGAACAAACAAAACATGCGCTGGAAGCTATCCGCGAAAACCGTATGGTTGATTTTATCAGGCTGGTGCTGGTTTATTATGATAAAACCTATCGCACCGGCTTATCCAAACGAAATGCTGAAAAAGTATTCCCGGTTGATATTCACAGCGACGATATCGTTGATAACGCCCATACCATTTTAACATTTACAAAAACACTTGCCGAAAAAGCAACCTTGTATTAATGGAAGCAACTACAATTAAACTTACCCAATATTCGCATGGTGCGGGCTGCGGCTGCAAGATCAGCCCGGCTATACTTGATAAAATATTGCATAGCCCGATAAGCGCACCACCAGACGCGCGGCTATTGGTAGGAAACGATAAAAGAGACGACGCAGCGGTTTTAGATCTTGGCAACGGTACTGCACTGATCTCTACAACTGATTTTTTTATGCCGATTGTGGATGATGCCTATGATTTTGGGCGCATTGCTTCGGCTAATGCCATTAGTGATGTTTATGCAATGGGCGGCAAACCTGTATTGGCTATTGCCATATTGGGCTGGCCTATAGATAAGCTTCCGCCCGAGGCTGCGCAGAAAGTACTGGAAGGTGCAAGGGCTATTTGTGCCGAAGCGGGTATTACCTTAGCCGGCGGACATAGTATTGATTGCCCTGAACCTGTTTTTGGCCTGGCTGTAAACGGACTGGTTGACATCGCTCACCTTAAACAAAATTCAACCGCAACAGCCGGGTGCAGGTTATATCTTACCAAAGCGCTGGGCGTGGGTATTTTATCAACCGCCCAAAAAAGAGGCGTATTATTGCCCGAAGACGCGGCTATAGCCCTGCAAAGCATGACCACCTTAAACAAGCCCGGCGAACTATTCGGTAAAATAGCAGGTGTTAAAGCCATGACCGATGTAACCGGCTTTGGCTTGCTGGGCCATCTTTCTGAAATGTGCGAAGGCAGCGGGCTGTCAGCGATAATTGAGTTTGATAAGATCCCGGTAATAGCTTCTTTGCCATCATACCTGGCCCAAAAGTGTTTCCCCGGCGGCACCCAACGCAACTGGAACAGCTACGGGCATAAAATTGGCCCTGTAACGGATGAACAGCGATACATTCTTGCCGACCCGCAAACCAGCGGCGGCCTGCTGGTAGCTGTTGCCGAAGATAGCTGTGAAGCATTTGAGCTGCTGTTAAAAGAACTACAATTGGGGTTTGAGTCGTTTGGCCGGCTAACATCACACACTAACGGGCCATTGATTACTGTTATTTAAAATGAACCTGATGAAAAAAATTATCTTCAAAACGTTTTTAGCTGCTTTAGTTGTCATTTCGGCCTCATTAAACAGTGTGGCACAAACATCTCCTGTAGCTATACCGGTACCCGGTTTAAATAATCCATGGAGCAACAGCCAGTTGCTGGAACCGGCTGACTTAGCTGCCAACATTAAAGCCGGGGGTACAAAAACACCGTTGATATTAAACATTGGCGCGGTAGAGGACATTAAAGGGGCACAGCATATTGGCGCGGTTAGCAACGCTGAAACCCTCGAAAAGTTGAAGAAAACGGTAGCCGCACTGCCTAAAAACACAGAGATAGTTATTTATTGCGGCTGCTGCCCTTTTGCCAAATGTCCTAATATCCGCCCGGCATTTAACGAACTTATCAAAGCAGGATTTACTAATGTTAAGCTGCTTAACTTACCAACCAATTTAAAAACAAACTGGATTTCGAAGGGCTATCCGCTGGCTAAAGAATGAGCATAGCCCTTTCAGCAAATAAACTTATACCCAATGCTCCGGATGTTGATGATCTGTATGTCCGGCTCATCTTTTAGCAGTTTGCGCAAATGGGTCATAAATACATCCATACTGCGGGTATTGTAATAGCTGTCCTCCCCCCAAATTTTCAGTAATGCGCTTTGGCGCTCCAGCACAGTGTTCTTATGCAGTATCATCATTTCAAGCAACGCCATTTCTTTAAATGACAGGGCAAATTCCCCGGCAGACGTTTTTAGCTTTTGATGCACCGTGTCAAGCATACAGTTACCAAAATTATAAATAGCAGCGGCCTCGTTCTGCACCCCCTCTTTTAAACCGGCAGGTCTTTTAAGCAGGGCTTCCATCCTAACCAGCAGTTCATCCATGCTGAAGGGTTTTTTCAGGTAATCATTACCGCCACTTTTAAAGCCTTTCACAATATCTTCTGTGAGCGCTTTTGCGCTTAAAAAAATGATAGGCAAATGCGGATCAGAAACCCGAAGCTCATTTGCGATTTCGTACCCGTCTTTTGATGGCAGCATAATATCAAGAATGCAAATATCAGGGCGTGTGGCATGGTATTCATCCATAGCCAAACTCCCATCGTAAACCAGCTTAACGTTATAGCCACTGCTTTTTAAGCCATCACTAACAATTCGGGCCAAAAATGGCTCATCTTCTACATATAACACCTTATAATTCATGCGGCAGCGGGTAATACAATTATAAAATCGCTCCCCTTTCCCGGCTCGCTTTTAATGGCAATGCTGCCCCCGTGTTTACCAATCACTTGCTTTACGTAATGCAAGCCCAGGCCCGATCCTTTTACGTTGTGCCTGTCGTTAATCGCCGGGATCCGGAAGAAACGGTCAAATACTTTGTCATGATAAATATCTGCTATACCAGGGCCGTTATCTTTAAAGTTTAGGATAACATTGCTTCCCGAACATTGGCAACTGATCTGCATTTCCATTTGCGGGCCGGCATATTTAATAGCATTATCAATCAAATTATAAAACACATTGGTAAGGTGCACAGGGTCGCTGTTTACAAAACATGGTTCATCAGCCAGCGACAAATGAACAACGGACCGGCTGTTATCCAGCTGCACCTGCATGGAGGCTACAACCTGCTTTAACCCGGCCTGCACATCATACAATTCATGGCGCATGGCATTGCTGGTTTCCTCTTCCTGGCTTAAGTTCAGCACTTTTTCTATCATCAGGTTCAGGCGCTGCAGCTCGTGCCTGCTGATGTCCAGATAATTTTGCAGCTTTTCGGGGTCATTAACCAATTGGTATTTGGTGATAGACTCTAACGCTACAGCTATAGTGGCCACCGGTGTTTTAAATTCATGCGTCATGTTGCTGGTAAAAGTATTTTTAGCGTCGGCATATAAGCGCTGGTTGCGGATCAGCTTTAATAAAAAATAGAACGCAACGCCGGTTAGCAAGATCATTAGCAATGACGAAAACAGGTAATAACGCATCTGGTAAATAACAATACTATTTAACTCGCCTACAACCAATTGGTATTTGTGCATGCTTTTTAAGTTATAAGAATACTTGCCTGAATGATATTCCGCCTCGTTAAATAGTAATTCTGGAATGGTCATTGATGTAAGCGTGTCTCTTCCGTAACCATATAAGGCATATTGCCTGCTTTGATAAATGCCCAACTTTGCAAGTTGCCTGCTTACAGTGGAATCCATTAGTTTAATGTCGCGATTGTCAATTCTTACTACCTCGTCGGGCGATTCATCGTTCCACCTGCGGTCAGTTGATGATTCGTCCTTTTTTGTCGAATGATTATTGAACATGATCTTTATTTGAACCAACGAGCTATCTGATCCAAGTCCATAGTGAAATATGCTATGCACGCCATTTATTTTCAGATCATCAAAAGCCTGCCGCATTTGCAGCCATTGAGGCGATAAAAAAAACTCTTTAAAACGATCTCCACGCTTGCCGGCTCCTGAAATAGAAGCGTAAATAGCGTGGATTGCTGACGTACTTACAGCCTGCTCCAGGTCTTTTTTTAACTGTGCCTTTTGCGAAATAAACAACTGCCTTAACCATACCGCCTGCAAACCAATGCTTACCACCAGCGAGAGGATGATAAGCGGATAAGCGTACCGGGAGCTGAACCATTTCATAAAGCTAATTTGATAATAATAACAGGTAATAGCATAGCCTTACGTACGATTTAACTCTATTTAACCGAGTTTAACTTTGGTTTAGGGAGCGGCGTACTAAGTTTGACAAAAATTATTTATGAAAAACATTTTTACTTTTCTGCTGCCTTTTATCCTGTTGCCGGGCCTTCTATCAGCACAAAACTTAAGTGGAACCGTTCATGACAATAAAGGTAATTCGCTTGATGGCGTTAGTCTTTATTTAAGCCACAACGGTAAAGCGCCTGTTTTAAAGATCGCGGATAAAGGTATTTTTTTTTATAGCGGCTTGAATAGCGGGCAATACCAGTTAACCGTAAGCCTGGTGGGTTACCAAACATTGGTACGAAATATTATCTTACCGAAAGACACGCTAATGCTCATTTTATCGCCACTTATCAAACAGTTAAGCGAGGTAACCATTGCCGGCAACAAACCTTTAATTGAACGGAAAATTGACCGCGTTGTATTTAACGTGGAAAACAGTATTACAGCCAGCGGCGGTACGGCATGGGATGCGCTAAATAAAGCCCCTGGGGTGCAAACCACTTTTGACGGTGCCATAAAAGCTAACGGTAAGGGCGCCGTTATTTATCTTGATGATAAACTGATAAGGCTTTCGGGCGAGGATCTGAGCGCTTACCTCAGGAATTTACCTTCGGATAATATTGCGAAGATTGAGATCATAGCTAACCCAACTTCCCGTTACGATGCCCAGGGTGGCGCAGTGATAAATATCATCTCAAAAAAATCAAAGGCACAAGGTTTAAATATTATTGTTAACGGTGCTTTTACACAATCAGCACATGGTAGCTATACTTCGGCAGCCAGCTTTAATTACCGAAAAGACAAACTGAACGTTTATGGCAGTTATGGTTACAGCTATCGCGATAAGGAGCATAACGAAACCGAATACATTATTTTTGAAAGCCCGCAAAGCTATTCATATTGGGATAACAACAAAATTGGCGAACGCAAGGGCAGGGCAAGCAGCTATAAATTTGGCCTGGATTACGACCTAACCGACAAACAGGTGGTTGGCTTTTTAATAAACGGAACCAACAGTACCAACACCCGCATCAATAATGTACAAACCGATATCTATAACAACCACCAGCTTAACATTGATTCGCTTTTAAAAACCGCCAATAATACCGGCGGCAATACCGACCAACTGAGCTATAACCTGAACTATAAAGCCAAACTGGATACCGTTGGACAAACGTTTAACATCGACCTGGATTTTACACCTTATCGCAACAATGGGAACCAGGTGGTTCATAGTTTATCTTTTTTATCCAACGGCAGCCCGGCGTCGGCACCTTACAGTATCAGCACATTTTCAAAACAAAAAATAGATATCTGGTCGGGCAAGGCTGATTATACCTACGCATTCAATAAAAAATGGAGCGTGGAAACCGGTGTTAAATACAGCAGCATTGTTACACACAACGGCTTTAATTTTTTTAATAACAACACCGGGAGCCCGCAACTGGATGGCAACAAAAGCGACCAGTTTGAATATAACGAAACTACATCCGCCGCTTATGCAAGCGTGAATGGCACCCTCGGCAAATGGAGCGTGGAAGCGGGTTTGCGTGGCGAATATACCCGAACCAAAGGCTACAGCGTTACGCTTGATTCCCTTAACCGCAACAGCTATTTCCGCCTGTTCCCAACACTGTTTTTAACCTATGCCATCTCAAAAGATCACGAGCTAAACCTCAACTACAGTTACCGCATAAACCGGCCGGAGTATTGGCGGCTTAACCCTTTTAAATATTACACCAGTCCATATACCTATTTGGAGGGAAACCCATCCTTACAACCTGCGTTTATCCAAAGTGCAGAGGTTGGCTATACTTACCAACAGCAATATAACTTTACCCTGTTTTATCGCCAAACAAATGGATATTTCAGCAATATAACCGTGCAGGATAACACTGATAAGATATTTTATGACACCCAGCGCAACCTTGATAAGAGTTTGGAAACCGGATTTTATCTTTCGGTTCCTGTAACACCTTTTAGCTGGTGGGAGATCAACAATTTTGTGCAGGGTTCATACCGGCAGGAAAAATCGGGCTACCTGCAAGGTAATTATGATTATCATACACTTGGATTGTATGTAAATACCAATAATGCTTTTACCCTTAATAAGGCCAGCGGATTAAAAGCCGAAATCGGCGCATGGTATTCATCGCCAACTATCCAGGGCATTTATAAGCTCGACCGCACATTTGATGTAAGTGCCGGCATCCGCAAAACCTTATTAAACAGGCAGGGGACCATCAGGCTGGCAGTTAATGATATTTTTAATGGCAACCCCTACCGTATTAATGTTAGTTACCTGAACCAGCACAACGGCTTTCATGAATATAATGATACCCGAAACATAGCCTTAAGTTTTAGCTACAAAATAGGCCGCAACAAAATTGCTGATTCCCGCAAAAGGACCAGTGCCAGCGAAGATGAAAAACGACGTACACAATAAATATCACTCAAATTAATGGCCTTGATGCTTCTGTGCAGGTTTGTCACACTGTCACAGCTCAGTGGGTGTGACACTTGTGACAATAATAAGTTTAGCAGATACATTACGGCAATTACAATTCGTAAATTATAAAACATCCCTTATCACACTTTGTCACAGTGTCACAGCAGCCATTTAACATCAGGTAAATAAAGCTATCCTGTTAGAAATTTGCAGACGAGATTGTCTTTAATAAAAAGATGTCATTTGGTGTTGTTGATTTAAAGATTATCTGCTTAAATTTAATTAAAAATGTGATGGAAAAATTTATGCTGATTGTAAGGGAAGACCTGGCAAGAATAGGTGGTCTTACCGTAAAAGATCGCTTTTCAGAAGGCCCGGACATGACGGGCTGGGTTCAGTCGCTGATAGCATCAGGCAATTATATTAGTGGCGAGCCGCTGGCGATAAAAGGCCGCTATGTAACCAAACACGGGGTACAGGCAGATGGCCCGTTTATTGAAGCAAAAGAAGGCTTAAGCGGTTATGATTTAATTTGGGCCGAAAACATTGAACAAGCCACTGCTATAGCCCAAAGCTGCCCGATGGTAATGGCAGGGTTTGCTATCCGCGAAGTAAGGCCGGTGCAACCCTTCCCGGGCAACTAATAACAAAGCGCTTAGCTCACTTTACCGGCAACAAGCCAGCAAAAAGGAATCCCTGAAAACACTATCGGCTGGCGCCATAAGGTTTGCCCAAAGGCTTATTTATTTCCGGTAACCCCAGCCCTGTAGCCACTCGGCGTTATTCCTTCAATCTTTTTAAAAGCACGGCTAAAATAGTTCAGGTTGTTAAAGCCAGCTTTAAAGCATGCTTCAGAGATACTGTGATAAGGGTTGCGCATCAGTTGCTTTGCAAATTGGATCCGCTCCTTTATAATGTAATCAACCGGCGAAATACCAAGTTCATGCTTAAAGGCGCGGAAAAAGCTGGGTTTGCTCATAAAGGCCATTTGGCTCAGGGCATCAATATTGAGTTTTTCGGTAAGGTGTATGCGGATATATTCCAATACATAAGCAAACCTGTTGCCGGCAGATAATTCATGCAGGCCGGTGCTCACTTCGTGCAGGTTTTGCATCTGCATAATGCGGATCAGTAACTCCTTTAAGGTAAGGTTGGCCAGCACATCTTTAGTAATTGTATCGCCTGTGCTGATGCGGATGAGCTTATTGATGAGTTGTGCCAGCTCGTAATTGTTAAAAAAATGAAACTGGTTATAGTTAAGTTTCCAGGTGTTGCTGTCTTCGCGCGGGTAATTCTCATTCAAAAAGTCGAGCGTATTCATTATCTCCTGGTTGTTTATGGCCAAGGCCGTGCACTGCGAGGGCTGGTTTGCCGATGCTTCCGGAAAGTCAATCTTCATGGTGATGTTAGGCGGAACAATCACCGTTTCGCCGGGCAGGTAGTCAAACCCGGGCTGGTCAAACAAATGCATCACCTTTTTGCCACGAAGCATGCTGGTAATTACCAGGTCGCTGAAAGTTAAAGGCACAAGTTCGCTTCGCTGGTAAGTTTCAAATATGTTAAGCTCACATTGGTTTAAAGTGTAAGCCTTCCTGTTCTCTACAAGCGTTCTGATCTCTTTCCGGGTTGAAAGGGATAATGGGTTTACCAGGTTTTTATTGGTCATGGCTACTGCCTAATAAGGTACAAATTAGGTATAGTTATATTCATTTACAACTTTATATAAAATGATACCATAGTGCTACCATTTGATACCATTGTGCAAATGCCAGCACCCCTGTAAACTTAAATTAGTGCTACCAATTATA of Mucilaginibacter xinganensis contains these proteins:
- a CDS encoding outer membrane beta-barrel family protein — its product is MKNIFTFLLPFILLPGLLSAQNLSGTVHDNKGNSLDGVSLYLSHNGKAPVLKIADKGIFFYSGLNSGQYQLTVSLVGYQTLVRNIILPKDTLMLILSPLIKQLSEVTIAGNKPLIERKIDRVVFNVENSITASGGTAWDALNKAPGVQTTFDGAIKANGKGAVIYLDDKLIRLSGEDLSAYLRNLPSDNIAKIEIIANPTSRYDAQGGAVINIISKKSKAQGLNIIVNGAFTQSAHGSYTSAASFNYRKDKLNVYGSYGYSYRDKEHNETEYIIFESPQSYSYWDNNKIGERKGRASSYKFGLDYDLTDKQVVGFLINGTNSTNTRINNVQTDIYNNHQLNIDSLLKTANNTGGNTDQLSYNLNYKAKLDTVGQTFNIDLDFTPYRNNGNQVVHSLSFLSNGSPASAPYSISTFSKQKIDIWSGKADYTYAFNKKWSVETGVKYSSIVTHNGFNFFNNNTGSPQLDGNKSDQFEYNETTSAAYASVNGTLGKWSVEAGLRGEYTRTKGYSVTLDSLNRNSYFRLFPTLFLTYAISKDHELNLNYSYRINRPEYWRLNPFKYYTSPYTYLEGNPSLQPAFIQSAEVGYTYQQQYNFTLFYRQTNGYFSNITVQDNTDKIFYDTQRNLDKSLETGFYLSVPVTPFSWWEINNFVQGSYRQEKSGYLQGNYDYHTLGLYVNTNNAFTLNKASGLKAEIGAWYSSPTIQGIYKLDRTFDVSAGIRKTLLNRQGTIRLAVNDIFNGNPYRINVSYLNQHNGFHEYNDTRNIALSFSYKIGRNKIADSRKRTSASEDEKRRTQ
- a CDS encoding YciI family protein — protein: MEKFMLIVREDLARIGGLTVKDRFSEGPDMTGWVQSLIASGNYISGEPLAIKGRYVTKHGVQADGPFIEAKEGLSGYDLIWAENIEQATAIAQSCPMVMAGFAIREVRPVQPFPGN
- a CDS encoding AraC family transcriptional regulator gives rise to the protein MTNKNLVNPLSLSTRKEIRTLVENRKAYTLNQCELNIFETYQRSELVPLTFSDLVITSMLRGKKVMHLFDQPGFDYLPGETVIVPPNITMKIDFPEASANQPSQCTALAINNQEIMNTLDFLNENYPREDSNTWKLNYNQFHFFNNYELAQLINKLIRISTGDTITKDVLANLTLKELLIRIMQMQNLHEVSTGLHELSAGNRFAYVLEYIRIHLTEKLNIDALSQMAFMSKPSFFRAFKHELGISPVDYIIKERIQFAKQLMRNPYHSISEACFKAGFNNLNYFSRAFKKIEGITPSGYRAGVTGNK